In one window of Hymenobacter nivis DNA:
- a CDS encoding glycoside hydrolase family 2 protein — translation MLVLRFPLWAQIQREFNTGWQCLPAAKTRADGLALSRPSYVLAGWAPAVVPGTVLATQLANKQVPDPFYGMNNKHIPDIYTTGRDYYTYWFVKDFTEAPVAAKEQIWLHLRGVNYSCDVFLNGQKINKLTHHGMFLRQEYNVTPYLARDNQNRLAIIVYPADPVGNPNGGQGGDGRIAKSVATQYTAGWDWIQPIRDRNTGIWDKVVLERTGAINLKNPHVVTRVPGVRLPGGGQAPAMVQVSAELENPTAKAIAGALQYTLDGHTVSQSVSIPAQSTQVVSLKDLRLPNPKLWWPNGYGAQPLYQLKMQFVIGSKTVSDAETVEVGVREIQTQWNAKTQSRQVLVNGQKVFIKGGNWIISDAMLRFTDARYDAEIRFHRDMNLNLIRVWGGALVERPEFYAACDKYGLLVIQDFWMSGDANGRWLDPQKAEDQWTRRQYPDDHRLFINSAADQVKMVRNHASLAMWCGGNEITPPRDILTALADSILPRLDGTRWFIPYSNSDSLSYNRLGGNGDGPYGIQDPRSFWAVRTFPFNSEVGSVGVGDYESLERFIPKANLMAPQYLGPASKNAEKADSVWTYHTYTGVGYNQYLLPYGAPTSVRDFALKAQLVNYNQYRALMEGFSAHMWEWYTGTIIWKTQNPWTSMRGQMYDYYLDPNACLYGLRSGSAPLHPMYNPVDSMVMIVNNSFAVQRDLMLVVDAYDLAGKKTNITQVIVEINPSMAKNYLPIGAVVRQMAKQKGMFLSLQLQDLNKKVVSHNFYWLSDAKGEFSGLKTMAKTTVKIAAKQLAKDKISVTLTNPANAPVAFFNRLALVNPSTQQRLLPVFYSDNYVSVLPGESTTVVMDYTPGGPMPLVSVEGWNVERQLLPVAAN, via the coding sequence TTGCTGGTACTCCGTTTCCCACTATGGGCCCAAATCCAGCGCGAGTTTAATACGGGCTGGCAGTGCCTACCGGCGGCGAAGACCAGGGCCGACGGGCTGGCCCTCTCGCGGCCGTCGTACGTGCTGGCCGGGTGGGCCCCGGCCGTGGTACCCGGCACTGTACTAGCTACCCAATTGGCTAATAAGCAGGTACCTGACCCGTTCTACGGGATGAACAACAAGCACATTCCGGACATTTACACTACCGGCCGCGACTACTACACCTACTGGTTCGTGAAGGACTTCACAGAGGCACCAGTGGCCGCTAAGGAGCAGATTTGGCTGCACTTGCGGGGCGTGAACTACAGCTGCGACGTGTTCCTGAATGGCCAAAAAATCAACAAGCTGACGCACCACGGCATGTTTCTGCGCCAGGAATACAACGTGACGCCCTACCTGGCCCGCGACAACCAGAACCGCCTGGCCATCATCGTGTACCCGGCCGACCCGGTGGGCAACCCCAACGGCGGCCAGGGCGGCGACGGCCGCATTGCCAAGAGCGTGGCCACCCAGTACACGGCCGGCTGGGACTGGATTCAGCCCATCCGGGACCGCAACACCGGCATTTGGGACAAGGTGGTGCTGGAGCGCACCGGGGCCATCAACCTGAAGAACCCGCACGTGGTGACCCGCGTGCCCGGGGTGCGGCTGCCTGGGGGGGGCCAGGCGCCGGCCATGGTGCAGGTGTCGGCCGAGCTGGAAAACCCCACGGCCAAGGCCATTGCGGGGGCCCTGCAATACACTCTCGACGGCCACACGGTATCGCAATCAGTAAGCATCCCGGCGCAGTCTACCCAGGTGGTCAGCCTCAAGGATTTGCGCCTGCCCAACCCCAAGCTGTGGTGGCCCAACGGCTACGGGGCCCAGCCGCTGTACCAGCTGAAAATGCAGTTCGTCATCGGTAGCAAAACTGTATCGGATGCGGAAACCGTGGAGGTGGGCGTGCGCGAAATCCAGACCCAGTGGAACGCCAAAACCCAGAGCCGACAGGTGCTGGTGAACGGCCAAAAGGTGTTCATCAAGGGCGGCAACTGGATTATTTCGGACGCCATGCTCCGGTTTACGGACGCCCGCTACGACGCCGAAATCCGGTTTCACCGCGACATGAACCTGAACCTGATCCGGGTTTGGGGCGGGGCCCTGGTGGAGCGGCCCGAGTTTTATGCGGCCTGCGACAAGTACGGCCTACTGGTCATCCAGGACTTCTGGATGTCGGGCGATGCCAACGGCCGCTGGCTGGACCCCCAAAAGGCGGAGGACCAGTGGACGCGCCGCCAGTACCCCGACGACCACCGGCTGTTCATCAACTCGGCCGCCGACCAGGTGAAAATGGTGCGCAACCACGCCTCGCTAGCTATGTGGTGCGGCGGCAACGAAATCACCCCGCCGAGGGATATTCTCACGGCGCTGGCCGATTCCATCCTGCCCCGGCTGGATGGTACGCGCTGGTTCATCCCGTATTCTAACTCCGATAGCCTGTCGTACAACCGGTTGGGCGGCAACGGCGACGGGCCCTATGGCATCCAGGACCCGCGCAGCTTCTGGGCCGTCCGCACGTTTCCGTTCAACTCCGAAGTAGGCTCAGTGGGAGTGGGCGACTACGAGTCGCTGGAGCGGTTCATTCCCAAAGCCAACCTGATGGCGCCCCAATACCTGGGCCCCGCCAGCAAAAACGCCGAAAAGGCAGATTCCGTCTGGACCTACCATACCTACACCGGCGTGGGCTACAACCAGTACTTGCTGCCCTACGGGGCCCCAACGAGCGTCCGGGATTTTGCCCTTAAAGCGCAGCTCGTCAACTACAACCAGTACCGGGCTCTGATGGAAGGCTTCAGCGCCCACATGTGGGAATGGTACACGGGCACCATCATTTGGAAAACGCAGAACCCCTGGACATCGATGCGCGGGCAGATGTACGACTACTACCTCGACCCCAACGCCTGCCTCTACGGCCTGCGCAGCGGCAGCGCACCGCTGCACCCCATGTACAACCCCGTGGACAGCATGGTGATGATTGTCAACAACTCGTTTGCGGTGCAGCGCGACCTGATGCTGGTGGTGGACGCCTACGACCTGGCCGGCAAAAAGACCAACATCACGCAGGTCATCGTGGAAATCAACCCCTCGATGGCCAAGAATTACCTGCCCATCGGCGCCGTGGTGCGGCAAATGGCTAAGCAAAAGGGTATGTTCCTCTCGCTCCAGCTGCAAGACCTGAACAAGAAGGTCGTCAGCCACAATTTCTACTGGCTGTCCGACGCGAAGGGCGAATTTTCTGGCCTGAAAACCATGGCCAAAACCACCGTCAAAATAGCCGCCAAGCAGCTGGCCAAGGATAAAATATCCGTGACGCTGACCAACCCGGCCAATGCCCCGGTGGCCTTTTTCAACCGCCTGGCGCTGGTGAACCCCAGCACGCAGCAGCGCCTGCTGCCCGTGTTCTACAGCGATAACTACGTGTCGGTGCTGCCCGGCGAGAGCACCACCGTAGTAATGGATTACACCCCCGGGGGCCCCATGCCCCTGGTTTCGGTAGAAGGCTGGAACGTAGAGAGACAGCTACTGCCCGTAGCGGCTAATTAA
- a CDS encoding glycoside hydrolase family 3 N-terminal domain-containing protein, with protein sequence MLKRILFGLSIASAGPALAQPAGPPLYKNAQAPTEARVQDLLGRMTREEKVGQLSTLLGWAMYQKQGNTVGTSAAYRKAVDERHIGMLWATLRADPWTQKTLKTGLNPTLAAEATNALQRYAREHTRLGIPLLLAEECPHGHMAIGTTVFPTSIGQSSTWDPALIEQMAAAIAAEARAQGAHVGYGPVLDLAREPRWSRVEETYGEDPVLTSQMGVAMVHGFQGPGPVGGPHIISTLKHFTAYGVPEGGHNGGSISTGPRELYQSFLPPFRAAVKAGARSVMTAYNSVDGVPCSANKFLLTDLLRKQWGFQGFTVSDLGSISGLVGGHRVAATPVAAAALAINAGLDTDLSGYGYDKELLAAVADGSVSAEVLDRAVGRLLRQKFEMGLFENPYVVVKNAAKQVRTPTHVQLARRVAQESVVLLKNERDLLPLRKDLETIAVIGPNADNIYNQLGDYAAPQPEDNIVTVLEGIKAKVSAATKVTYVQGCAIRDTTSADIASAVAAARGAQVAVVVVGGSSARDFKTEYQSTGAATVAAAAGGQLISDMESGEGFDRATLDLLGKQLQLVQAVVATGTPVVVVLIKGRPLNLNWLAAHVPALLDAWYPGQEGGNAVADVLFGDVNPAGRLPISVPKSVGQLPVYYNYKSPARHDYVEMDAKPLYSFGYGLSYAKFAYSDLRTDVVESAGTVQVKVSFKVKNTSARAGDEVAQLYLKDNVSSVVTPARQLKKFQRLALRAGEEKTVIFTLGPDDLMLLNPEMNWVVEPGAFTAMVGAASDDIQLKADFQVQKGLSLPAGS encoded by the coding sequence ATGCTTAAGCGAATTCTTTTCGGACTGAGCATTGCCAGCGCCGGGCCTGCCCTGGCGCAGCCAGCCGGCCCGCCGCTGTACAAAAACGCCCAGGCTCCGACCGAGGCCCGGGTGCAGGACCTGCTGGGCCGGATGACGCGGGAGGAGAAAGTGGGCCAGCTCTCGACCCTGCTGGGCTGGGCAATGTACCAGAAGCAGGGCAACACCGTCGGTACCAGCGCGGCCTACCGCAAGGCCGTGGACGAGCGCCACATCGGCATGCTGTGGGCCACGTTGCGCGCTGACCCGTGGACCCAGAAAACGCTCAAAACCGGCCTGAACCCGACCCTGGCGGCCGAGGCCACCAACGCCCTCCAGCGCTACGCCCGGGAGCACACCCGGCTGGGCATTCCGCTGCTGCTGGCCGAGGAGTGCCCGCACGGCCACATGGCCATCGGCACCACCGTGTTTCCCACCTCCATCGGCCAAAGTAGCACCTGGGACCCCGCCCTGATCGAGCAGATGGCCGCCGCCATTGCCGCCGAGGCCCGCGCCCAGGGGGCCCATGTGGGCTACGGCCCGGTGCTGGACCTGGCCCGCGAGCCGCGCTGGTCGCGGGTGGAGGAAACCTACGGCGAAGACCCCGTGCTGACCAGCCAGATGGGCGTGGCCATGGTGCACGGCTTCCAGGGCCCCGGCCCGGTGGGCGGGCCCCACATCATCTCGACGCTCAAGCACTTCACAGCCTACGGCGTGCCCGAGGGCGGGCACAACGGGGGCAGTATCAGCACGGGGCCCCGCGAGCTGTACCAGAGCTTTTTGCCGCCGTTCCGGGCCGCGGTGAAGGCCGGGGCCCGGTCGGTGATGACGGCCTACAACTCCGTGGACGGCGTACCGTGCTCAGCCAACAAGTTCTTGCTGACGGATTTGCTGCGCAAGCAGTGGGGCTTCCAGGGCTTCACGGTGTCGGATTTGGGCAGCATTTCGGGGCTGGTGGGCGGGCACCGCGTGGCGGCCACCCCGGTGGCGGCGGCGGCACTGGCCATCAACGCCGGCCTCGACACCGACCTCAGCGGCTACGGCTACGACAAGGAGCTGCTGGCGGCCGTGGCCGACGGGTCGGTATCGGCCGAGGTGCTGGACCGGGCCGTGGGCCGGCTGCTGCGCCAGAAGTTCGAAATGGGCCTATTTGAAAACCCCTACGTGGTGGTGAAAAACGCGGCCAAGCAGGTCCGGACCCCGACCCACGTGCAGCTGGCGCGCCGCGTGGCGCAGGAGTCGGTGGTGCTGCTGAAGAATGAGCGCGACCTGCTACCGCTCCGCAAAGACCTGGAAACCATCGCCGTCATCGGCCCCAACGCCGACAACATCTACAACCAGCTGGGCGACTATGCCGCGCCCCAGCCGGAGGATAACATCGTGACGGTGCTGGAAGGCATCAAGGCCAAGGTATCGGCCGCGACGAAGGTGACTTACGTGCAGGGCTGCGCCATCCGCGATACCACGAGCGCCGACATTGCCAGCGCGGTGGCGGCGGCACGGGGGGCCCAGGTGGCGGTGGTGGTGGTGGGTGGCTCCAGCGCCCGCGACTTCAAAACCGAGTACCAGAGCACCGGCGCGGCCACCGTCGCAGCCGCCGCGGGCGGCCAGCTCATCAGCGACATGGAGAGCGGCGAGGGATTTGACCGGGCCACGCTGGATTTGCTGGGCAAGCAGCTGCAGCTGGTGCAGGCCGTGGTGGCTACCGGCACGCCGGTGGTAGTCGTGCTCATCAAGGGCCGGCCACTGAACCTGAACTGGTTGGCGGCCCACGTGCCCGCCTTGCTCGACGCCTGGTACCCGGGCCAGGAAGGCGGAAACGCCGTAGCCGATGTGCTGTTCGGCGACGTGAACCCCGCCGGCCGCCTGCCGATTTCGGTGCCCAAAAGCGTGGGCCAATTGCCGGTGTACTACAACTACAAATCCCCGGCCCGGCACGACTACGTGGAGATGGACGCCAAGCCGCTCTACAGCTTCGGCTACGGGCTAAGCTACGCCAAATTCGCCTACTCCGACCTGCGCACCGACGTAGTGGAGAGCGCCGGCACCGTGCAGGTTAAGGTCAGCTTCAAGGTGAAAAACACCAGCGCCCGGGCCGGCGACGAGGTGGCCCAGCTCTACCTCAAAGACAACGTAAGCTCCGTCGTGACGCCCGCCAGGCAGCTCAAGAAATTCCAGCGGCTGGCGTTGCGGGCCGGCGAGGAAAAGACCGTAATCTTCACCCTGGGCCCCGACGACCTGATGCTGCTAAACCCAGAAATGAATTGGGTGGTGGAACCAGGCGCTTTCACCGCAATGGTGGGCGCCGCGTCGGACGACATTCAGCTGAAAGCGGATTTTCAGGTGCAAAAAGGCCTCAGCCTGCCCGCCGGCAGCTAA